A window from Montipora capricornis isolate CH-2021 chromosome 7, ASM3666992v2, whole genome shotgun sequence encodes these proteins:
- the LOC138055308 gene encoding uncharacterized protein yields the protein MTRLTNYVILSYCILTETEDTLSAKGTNTIAVMSGSECYDSLKTGFKECWDEINQVIDDGQLEISPGHNIPIEVFLGGDYKFLLLVSGRSAANSNYACLWCKIHKDRRWDMSVPYDTYSKPPMSLTLDDIKKFSKKGEFCCVESPLLNVPLDHIILDELHLLLRFTDVLLSNLLEDAMELDDKDDYTKKRGEPKGIHLRKLTQLINSCGITFSVWEKKDGDGKGMGKMDWTSLMGDEKKKLLRMLPIKLTESNDAIHSDSKDTVVKLWMDFSDIYFNCISSRNPTDKESYGVRIRNWISLYLTLGNTRKGYGNRNVTPYMHAAAYHLQDSLHKFDNVKQFSGQGVEKNNDTARSIVLRKSNNWDSPAEVIRAEHRMQSLCYRERRKRNYSKKNSEFWTNGKRALATEAKKKCISCQHDDVPISVMDTPNNQQLSKKAQSKKKKTTTKRKANSASRRKK from the exons ATGACAAGACTTACAAATTATGTCATTCTGAGCTACTGCATTCTTACTGAGACTGAGGATACCCTATCTGCAAAAG GGACAAATACCATTGCAGTGATGAGTGGCTCAGAATGCTATGACTCGCTGAAGACAGGATTCAAAGAATGCTGGGATGAAATTAATCAAGTAATTGATGATGGTCAACTTGAAATTAGTCCCGGCCATAACATTCCCATTGAGGTTTTCCTAGGGGGTGACTACAAG TTTTTACTTCTTGTGAGTGGAAGATCAGCAGCCAATTCCAACTATGCTTGCTTATGGTGTAAAATCCACAAGGATAGAAG GTGGGACATGTCAGTGCCTTATGACACCTACAGCAAACCTCCCATGTCACTCACTTTAGATGATatcaaaaagttttcaaaaaaaggcGAGTTCTGCTGCGTGGAATCTCCACTGCTTAATGTTCCACTTGACCATATAATCCTTGATGAACTCCACCTTCTTCTAAGATTCACTGATGTTCTATTATCTAATCTTCTTGAGGATGCTATGGAGTTAGATGATAAGGATGATTATACCAAAAAGAGAGGAGAGCCAAAAGGAATACACCTGAGGAAACTAACTCAGTTAATCAACAGTTGTGGAATTACATTCAGTGTGTGGGAAAAAAAGGATGGTGATGGAAAAGGGATGGGGAAAATGGACTGGACGTCACTCATGGGTGATGAGAAAAAGAAGTTGCTGCGAATGCTGCCAATAAAACTTACAGAGTCCAATGATGCTATTCACTCAGACAGCAAAGACACAGTGGTAAAGTTATGGATG GATTTTTCTGATATCTACTTTAACTGCATTTCATCAAGGAACCCCACTGACAAAGAATCATATGGTGTCAGG ATACGAAACTGGATATCCTTGTACCTAACCCTGGGAAATACACGCAAAGGATATGGGAACAGAAATGTAACTCCATACATGCATGCTGCAGCCTATCACCTTCAAGACTCACTTCACAAGTTCGACAATGTCAAACAGTTCAGTGGGCAAG GTGTGGAAAAGAACAACGACACTGCACGTAGCATTGTTCTACGCAAGTCAAACAACTGGGACAGTCCAGCAGAGGTCATTAGGGCAGAGCACAGAATGCAATCGCTCTGTTACcgggaaagaagaaaaagaaactactcaaaaaaaaattcagagtTTTGGACCAATGGAAAGAGGGCTCTTGCAACTGAGGCAAAGAAAAAATGCATTAGTTGCCAGCATGATGATGTTCCCATATCAGTGATGGACACCCCAAACAATCAACAATTGTCAAAGAAAGCACagtcaaaaaaaaagaaaactacaacaaagagaaaagcaaactcAGCAtcaagaagaaagaagtag